A genomic stretch from Aminobacter aminovorans includes:
- a CDS encoding MgtC/SapB family protein: MDSLIARLGLALAIGLLVGLERGWQERDAPDRSRTAGIRTFGISGLLGGILAALANAIGAVSVLVGGFITFSAIFAWYKAREAAHDEDFSVTSVIAGLGVFALGALSVAGDYRAAAAGGAALAAILASREVLHGLLKRLTWVELRSALILAVMTVIVLPLLPNRTMDPWDGFNPWEVWFLTVLMASISFAGYVAVRIMGNTRGLLVSSLAGAIVSSTAVTLALARNATSAGNPLPLAGAASLAAMVSMLRVCAVVQVVEPSVFASVAIPAIAAALAFAGCGALFMKRDNGNGDGSIIARNPFELGPLLIFALLFAIVATASAGLAAQFGGRGLLASSALAGAFDVDVSVLSALRLVKQSVPVETVGQAVLAALAANAIGRLLLAISAGPVWFWLPLAGATLFAATMGACAMLFLSP, translated from the coding sequence ATGGATTCGCTCATCGCCAGGCTTGGACTGGCTCTCGCAATAGGCCTGCTCGTCGGCTTGGAGCGCGGCTGGCAAGAACGGGATGCGCCCGATCGCAGTCGCACGGCCGGCATCCGGACATTCGGCATATCCGGCTTGCTCGGCGGCATTCTCGCGGCACTTGCCAACGCAATCGGCGCGGTATCGGTGCTGGTCGGCGGATTCATCACCTTTTCGGCAATCTTTGCCTGGTACAAGGCGCGTGAGGCTGCCCATGACGAAGATTTCAGCGTCACGAGCGTGATCGCTGGCCTGGGTGTGTTTGCCCTTGGCGCGCTTTCCGTCGCCGGCGATTATCGTGCGGCGGCCGCCGGCGGGGCGGCATTGGCGGCAATCCTGGCCAGCCGCGAGGTCTTGCACGGTCTTTTGAAGCGACTGACCTGGGTCGAACTGCGTTCGGCGCTGATCCTGGCGGTGATGACTGTGATCGTCTTGCCCCTGCTGCCAAACCGGACGATGGACCCGTGGGACGGTTTCAATCCGTGGGAGGTCTGGTTCCTGACGGTACTGATGGCCTCGATATCATTCGCCGGCTACGTCGCTGTTCGCATCATGGGAAATACACGCGGTCTGCTGGTCAGTTCGCTTGCTGGCGCGATTGTCTCTTCGACCGCCGTAACCTTGGCGCTTGCCCGCAACGCCACTTCGGCGGGCAATCCACTGCCGCTCGCCGGGGCAGCATCCTTGGCTGCCATGGTTTCGATGCTCCGCGTCTGTGCCGTTGTTCAGGTAGTCGAGCCAAGCGTGTTCGCTTCGGTCGCCATCCCGGCGATTGCCGCGGCACTCGCCTTCGCTGGCTGCGGCGCACTGTTTATGAAGCGCGACAATGGGAACGGCGACGGCAGCATTATCGCGCGCAACCCGTTCGAACTGGGCCCATTGCTGATCTTCGCCTTGCTTTTTGCGATCGTCGCAACCGCAAGTGCTGGGCTGGCCGCTCAATTCGGCGGACGCGGGTTACTGGCGAGCTCAGCGCTGGCAGGCGCATTCGATGTCGATGTCTCGGTGCTCAGTGCGTTGCGGCTGGTCAAGCAATCAGTCCCTGTCGAGACAGTCGGCCAGGCCGTGCTCGCGGCGCTGGCAGCAAATGCGATTGGACGCCTGCTGCTCGCAATCTCCGCCGGGCCGGTGTGGTTTTGGTTGCCGCTGGCCGGCGCAACGCTGTTCGCCGCGACCATGGGCGCTTGCGCGATGTTGTTTCTCAGCCCTTGA
- the trxC gene encoding thioredoxin TrxC yields the protein MTQQNLVVCSKCGGVNRLPPARNALEAKCGKCGTRLFSGHPDDVDAATFHHQIARSTLPVVVDVWAPWCGPCKLMAPAYSMAASELEPHVRLIKLNSDSEQAVAAKLGIRGIPTMLLFHGGREVARTSGAMTADQIVRWVRDRLPMVAA from the coding sequence ATGACACAGCAGAATCTGGTGGTTTGCAGCAAATGCGGTGGGGTCAACCGCCTGCCGCCGGCCCGCAATGCCCTGGAGGCAAAATGCGGAAAGTGCGGCACCAGGCTATTTTCAGGGCATCCTGACGACGTCGATGCAGCGACTTTCCATCATCAGATCGCGCGCAGCACCTTGCCCGTGGTCGTAGATGTGTGGGCACCCTGGTGCGGCCCCTGCAAGTTGATGGCGCCGGCTTACTCAATGGCAGCAAGTGAACTGGAGCCGCATGTTCGCCTTATCAAACTCAATTCCGACAGTGAGCAGGCTGTAGCGGCCAAGCTCGGCATTCGCGGCATCCCGACGATGCTGCTCTTCCATGGCGGGCGCGAAGTCGCGCGCACATCAGGCGCGATGACGGCGGACCAGATCGTCAGGTGGGTTCGCGACCGCCTGCCGATGGTCGCCGCCTGA